In Cryptomeria japonica chromosome 1, Sugi_1.0, whole genome shotgun sequence, the sequence CTTCCGATACCACATGAAGGTGGGGGAAACTTTCAAAAACCTCAATCTCTTGTTTCAACGAACTTCTTTTTCATACACTCAGCAGCATCAGCAGCTATCTTCTATAATCTGCAACAGCTCCTTTCTTCATCACTCAGCTGTGAACACTTCTCACGGTCTGCTCCTCtcacctagctctgataccacacTGTTGTGGGCAGAGGCAAAACACAAAACACCTAAAGTGCTACAGCACAATTGGAATAAACGTCATTGCTTGCTTTGATCGATTACATCTGCCTCTATTTATAGAGGACTTTAGAATTCTCCAGAATGCAAACAGTAACAAAACACATGCACGAAATCAGATTGAAGTCGGTGGAAGTCGGTGGAAGTCGGTGTCTGGAATGGAGGGCGAGAAGGTTCTAATTTAAATGCACTCAAAGGCGAGAATGTTCTAATTTAAATGCAGAGTTTGACTGCATCATTCGCTGGGTGGTAGGAATTAATATCAGTCAACAACAGGTGCAATTAAACTCTACGACGGAAACGCCAAATGCTAACGGCTACGGGACCAGGAAGGGCAACGGTTAATACAAGAAACGGAAAGCTTGAATGCTACGGTAACTGTAAAGATCCGAGTTGAGGGGGCTCTGGGTCCGGCCACCTAAGCACTCAACGCTGAGAGCTACGGCTATAAAATGATTGAAATATCTGTTAAATATATGTATCTTATGCTTTAAAATTTGATGTACTATGTACACTTTAATTTGCTTTGCTGGGTGAATGGCACAAGGCCGTGGGGATATATATATCCAGGCTTTAATAATGCTTGGTCTATAATACTTGAGAACTTCACAGAAATTTCTTTAGATGGTTTTCAATGAGTAGAAAGTTGGATGTGGTGGAAGGTTTGTCTACTGACAAAAGTCTTTGTTTGGTCTGTTCGGTTACACATCTTTTCTTTGATTTCTCTTTTGCCAAGAAGGTTTGGGATATTCTTTGGTTGTTTGTTAAGAAATCTGAAAGTATTTCCTCTTATGGTTACAATTGTTGAGAACTTATGTGAATTCACAGCGAAGTTTAACCCAAAATCGAAATCTGACAGCTAGGTTTGGGCAGCTAACTTTACAGTTGTTGATTCTCAAAATTATCAATTTACGCAACTGAAATCCAAGAATTCGTCGTAAAACAATAGAAAGAAGGCATGCCTAACGAGTCATTCACCCCCCAACAAATGAAAGCATGAATACtttacaaaagaaaacaaaaaccaaATTCTCGAAGCACTCATTCACTATAGATTTCTACTTTTATATAACATTGGGCATACGTTCCACGCAAGGTATGCCTATAAAAATTGTGCAAATTGTGGTTAGCTGCCACATTGAGAGAGACTGCTTCTTCAGATCTTCTGCATTCTAATCATAATCATCCCAGTTATCTACTTTATTGAAAATGGCCATGGAAATGATGAAGCCAGTTGCAGCGTTTATTCTGGTTTTGAACTTGTGCATGTATATAATCGTATGTGCAACAGCAGGGTGGGCACTTAACAAGGCAATCGAGCATGAAATCATCACAGGTAATGCTCAATTTCAGATTATATCTACTCTCTTCTTAAATTATGTAAAGATATACTTCATCAGGGCAATCAGCAATGTTTGGTGTGGAAATGCAGGGCTGGGAATTCCGCTGCCAAACCCATACTGGGCGGTGTACTTTCCAATGGGAAATGCAGCCACTGGATTCTTCATAATCTTTGCGCTGATAGCGGGAGTAGTGGGAGCTGCTTCCTGCCTTTCTGGGCTCCACCACTTGCGGACTTGGACAGGGGATAGCTTGGTTTCAGCTGCTCTTACAGCCTGGGGCCTCACTCTCTTAGCCATGGGGTGGGTGCCTGGGTTATTTTTTACTGCTTTACTTTTAGATCATTGTCAATAGAATG encodes:
- the LOC131064608 gene encoding membrane protein PM19L, producing the protein MAMEMMKPVAAFILVLNLCMYIIVCATAGWALNKAIEHEIITGLGIPLPNPYWAVYFPMGNAATGFFIIFALIAGVVGAASCLSGLHHLRTWTGDSLVSAALTAWGLTLLAMGLACKEIDLHGRNSRLKTVESFVIILSVTQMVYVVVLILSHR